From a region of the Arvicanthis niloticus isolate mArvNil1 chromosome 6, mArvNil1.pat.X, whole genome shotgun sequence genome:
- the C6H16orf89 gene encoding UPF0764 protein C16orf89 homolog isoform X2, which translates to MARIRLFLLLLLALPPKSSSLPWPDTAQGAMASLILTALEKATLFLEDRLPTINLDGAVGFQVLEVQLRGVQEKWAHNPLVQPLSLRAGQLANTLSALLQKSIFYLKQSDPTYLREFQPSIQPGFWKLPHAWTRTNASLVYPWLEPLDSFSEESSDACLVQLLGTGTDSSQPCRLSNFCRTLMTKAGCSGYSLSHQLLFFLWARMLCSVVWLASLTSTSCAGWRPFSAGRTPRPDASGSLIQRVNLLKFHISRAF; encoded by the exons ATGGCGAGGATCAGGTTgtttctcctcctgctgctggcCCTGCCACCAAAGTCGTCCTCACTGCCATGGCCAGACACTGCACAGGGAGCCATGGCCAGCTTGATCCTGACTGCATTAGAAAAGGCCACCTTGTTCCTGGAGGACAGGCTGCCCACAATCAACCTGGACGGTGCGGTGGGGTTCCAAGTGCTGGAAG TGCAACTTCGAGGAGTCCAGGAAAAATGGGCTCACAACCCCTTGGTGCAGCCACTCAGCTTGCGCGCTGGACAACTGGCCAACACACTGTCTGCCCTCCTCCAAAAATCCATCTTCTACCTCAAGCAGAGTGACCCCACATACCTAAGAG AGTTCCAGCCGAGCATTCAGCCTGGGTTTTGGAAGTTGCCCCATGCCTGGACACGCACCAATGCCTCCCTGGTCTACCCCTGGCTGGAGCCCCTGGACTCTTTTTCAGAGGAAAGCAGCGATGCGTGCCTGGTACAACTGCTAGGAACCGG GACAGACAGCAGCCAGCCTTGCAGGCTCTCCAACTTCTGCAGGACCCTTATGACCAAGGCCGGCTGCTCAGGCTACAGCCTCTCCCATCAgctgctcttcttcctctgggCCAGAATG TTATGTTCTGTGGTATGGCTGGcttctctgacttctacaagcTGCGCTGGCTGGAGGCCATTCTCAGCTGGCAGAACCCCCAGGCCGGATGCTTCGGGAAGCCTG ATACAAAGGGTGAACCTTCTGAAGTTCCACATCAGCAGGGCATTCTGA
- the C6H16orf89 gene encoding UPF0764 protein C16orf89 homolog isoform X1, which translates to MARIRLFLLLLLALPPKSSSLPWPDTAQGAMASLILTALEKATLFLEDRLPTINLDGAVGFQVLEVQLRGVQEKWAHNPLVQPLSLRAGQLANTLSALLQKSIFYLKQSDPTYLREFQPSIQPGFWKLPHAWTRTNASLVYPWLEPLDSFSEESSDACLVQLLGTGTDSSQPCRLSNFCRTLMTKAGCSGYSLSHQLLFFLWARMQGCTEGLFLQSQHYMDIFCANMMDLNQRAEAIGYAYPTQDLFMENIMFCGMAGFSDFYKLRWLEAILSWQNPQAGCFGKPDTKGEPSEVPHQQGILRRVRRREKLFADGCSCHNTATAVAALGGFLYILAEYHPDNGDAYPEYHPENGDAYPEYHPENGDAYPEYHPENGEPYPSTQSPAGNY; encoded by the exons ATGGCGAGGATCAGGTTgtttctcctcctgctgctggcCCTGCCACCAAAGTCGTCCTCACTGCCATGGCCAGACACTGCACAGGGAGCCATGGCCAGCTTGATCCTGACTGCATTAGAAAAGGCCACCTTGTTCCTGGAGGACAGGCTGCCCACAATCAACCTGGACGGTGCGGTGGGGTTCCAAGTGCTGGAAG TGCAACTTCGAGGAGTCCAGGAAAAATGGGCTCACAACCCCTTGGTGCAGCCACTCAGCTTGCGCGCTGGACAACTGGCCAACACACTGTCTGCCCTCCTCCAAAAATCCATCTTCTACCTCAAGCAGAGTGACCCCACATACCTAAGAG AGTTCCAGCCGAGCATTCAGCCTGGGTTTTGGAAGTTGCCCCATGCCTGGACACGCACCAATGCCTCCCTGGTCTACCCCTGGCTGGAGCCCCTGGACTCTTTTTCAGAGGAAAGCAGCGATGCGTGCCTGGTACAACTGCTAGGAACCGG GACAGACAGCAGCCAGCCTTGCAGGCTCTCCAACTTCTGCAGGACCCTTATGACCAAGGCCGGCTGCTCAGGCTACAGCCTCTCCCATCAgctgctcttcttcctctgggCCAGAATG CAAGGGTGCACGGAGGGACTGTTCCTCCAGAGCCAGCACTACATGGACATCTTCTGTGCCAATATGATGGACCTGAACCAGAGAGCTGAGGCCATTGGATACGCCTACCCCACCCAAGACCTCTTCATGGAAAACA TTATGTTCTGTGGTATGGCTGGcttctctgacttctacaagcTGCGCTGGCTGGAGGCCATTCTCAGCTGGCAGAACCCCCAGGCCGGATGCTTCGGGAAGCCTG ATACAAAGGGTGAACCTTCTGAAGTTCCACATCAGCAGGGCATTCTGAGAAGAGTGCGAAGGCGGGAAAAACTGTTCGCAG ATGGCTGTTCTTGCCACAACACAGCCACCGCAGTGGCAGCCCTGGGTGGCTTTCTCTACATCCTGGCAGAATACCACCCAGACAATGGAGATGCATATCCAGAATACCACCCAGAAAATGGAGACGCTTATCCAGAATACCACCCAGAAAATGGAGACGCTTATCCAGAATACCACCCAGAAAACGGAGAGCCATATCCATCCACACAATCACCAGCAGGCAACTACTAA